The Burkholderia latens genome segment ACGAGCGGCGGCGCGATCGCGGCGCCCAGCGACGTGCCCGCATTGAAATAGCCGACGGCAACCGATTTCTCGCGATCCGGAAACCATTCGGCGACCGCTTTCATCCCCGACGGAATCGCGGCGGCCTCGAACAGCCCGAGCAAGCCGCGCAGGATGCCCAGCGACAACCAGCCCGACGCGAAGCCGTGCGCGACGCCGACCACCGACCACAGCATCGCGAACAGCGCGAACCCGAGCCGCAGCCCGATCAGGTCGACGACGAATCCGCACACCGGTTGCATGATCGTGTAGCCGATCTGGAACGCGCCGACGATGTACGAGTACTGCTGCGTCGAAATCGCGAATACCTGCTTCAGTTCCGGTGCGAGCACCGCGAGGGAATTTCGTGCGAGGTAGTTCAGGATCGTGCCGAGACATACCAGCACGATGATCCACCAGCGCAACGCCTTGACTGTCTTCACTGCCGTCTCCTGATCCGTTCGAGCCGCCGCGCAACGGCGGTGTGAGCGGTCTTGTTTGTACGATGTCCGATGTTGAGGGTCGTCGGTCCGTCGGAATTTCAGCAGAATATCGGTGTTCAATCGAACATTTCGCGCTGATCGAAAGCCAATGTTATCTGATGACTGACCATTTTCGAACATCGTATGTTCGAATTCGAATCCGGTCAACGCGAATCTGCATTCGAACGAACGTGATCCGGGTTTTCCCGATGAGCGGACGCAGATCAGCTGCCAATGTCCTGCCGAGCGACTGAAACGCGTATCTGCGTGGGCTGCGGCGCAACCGCGGCAGTCCGCGCAAATAGGGCGGGGCGTGACAACCCTGATGAAAATTTATTTTTTTCCGCGTGATGGAGCGTGTAAATTGATTTTCATCTACCTTGCAAATCGATTCGCATGACGCCTCTCGTTTCGCACGATGCCGGTCACGATGAATCCGCGATCGCGGAGCGCATCGCGTCGGCCATGCCGCGGATGACGCCGATCCACCGCCGGATGGGCGAGTTCGTGCTCGCGAATCCGTTTCGCGCCGCGACGATGCGGATCGACGAACTCGCACAGGCGGTCAACGCATCGATCGCGACAGCGAATCGCTTCGCGAAGGCGCTCGGCTTCGACGGCTACCCGGCGATGCGCGCGGCGCTGGTGCGCGGCTTCGAGGCGACGCTTGGGCCGGTCGAGCGGCTGCGTTCCGCGCAGGAGCAGGAACAGGAGAACGGCGTGCGCGGCGCTGCGTGGATCGACGCAGTGTTCGACCAGGCCGTCGCGAACATCGAGAACACGCGCGCGCAGCTGGATGCGGCCGACGTCGAAGCCGCCGTCGAGGCGATCGTCGGCGCGCGGCGCGTGCTGATTCTCGGCGCCGGCTCGAGTGCGTTCCTGACCGGGCTCATGGAGCACGGCCTGTCGGTATGTCACGACAACGTGCAGTCGCTGGCATTGCTCGGCGGCCCGTCGCATGCGGCGCGGCGGCTATATACGGCCGACGCGCGCGATCTCGTGATCGCCCTCGCGTTTCCGCGCTACGTGAAGGACACGATCGAACTTGCGCGCCGGGCGGCGGCGCGCGGTGCGCGTGTGCTCGGCATTTCCGACGGTCCCGGCTCGCCGCTCGCGCCGATCGCTTCGCTGAACCTGTACGTGAAGGCCGAGCGACGATTTGCAGCCACGTCGGAAGCGGCGGTGCTGACGATGATCGAGGCGCTGATCGATGCGGTTGCGCTGCGGACGCACCGGTCCGCGAAGTCGGCCGCCGAAATGACCGAATTCCTGCTGCCGTGGCTGGTCCAGCCGCAAGCGGCGCTGCCGGCTGCCAAACCTTCTTCCACCGGGCCGAAAAAATCATGACTTCATCCGCGATCGTCGCGATTCATGGCGGCGCAGGCACGATCCTGCGCGACGCGATGGATTCCGACACCGAACGCCAGTACCGCGCGGAGCTGACCGCGATCCTGCACGCCGCGCAGCAGGTGCTCGCCGACGGCGGCAGCGCGCTCGATGCCGTGACCGTCGCGGTGCGGATGCTCGAGGACTGTCCGCTGTTCAATGCCGGGCGGGGCGCCGTCTATACGGCCGAAGGCAAGCATGAACTCGACGCGGCGGTGATGGACGGCGCGACGCTCGCGGCCGGCGCGATCTGCTGCGCGACTCGCGTACGCAATCCGGTCCTTGCCGCGCGACGCGTGATGGAGGCGAGCGAGCACGTGCTGTTCGCGGGCGCAGGCGCCGACGCGTTCGCGGCCGCGCAGGGGCTCGAACTCGTCGAACCCGGGTACTTCGACACCGAAGCGCGCCATGCGCAATGGTTAAAGGCGCGTGCGTCGGCCGGTGCGATGCTCGACCACGACGCGGCAACGTTCGCGTTTGGCGCCGCGCGTGCGCCGGAACCGCTCGATCCCGACCGCAAGCACGGCACGGTCGGTGCGGTCGCATGCGACGTCAATGGTCATGTCGCCGCGGCGACGTCGACCGGCGGCATCACGAACAAGCAGCCGGGGCGCGTCGGCGATTCGCCGATCATCGGTGCCGGCTGCTACGCGGACGACGCAACCTGCGCGGTATCGGCGACCGGCACCGGCGAGATGTTCATCCGGCTCGCAACCGCGCACGACATCGCCGCGCAGATCGCGTATCGCGGCGCATCGCTCGCCGACGCCGCGCACGACGTCGTGATGAACAAGCTGCCGCGCCTCGCCGGCCGCGGCGGGATCGTGGCAGTCGACGCGCGCGGCAACGTCGCGATGCCGTTCAATACGGAAGGGATGTATCGCGGCTACGCGCGCGTCGGCGAGACGCCGGTGGTAGGCATCTATCGCGACGATGCAGCCTGATTGCGGATCGCACGAGGAGAGCTTCGCATGACTTCGAGCCGAAACACTGCCGCGCTGACGTTGCCGGAACAGCGGGTCGTCGCCGTCGACGACCTGTCGGTGATGTTCCGCCGCGAAAACGCGACGTTCGACGCGGTGCGCAACGTGTCGTTTCACGTCGATCGCGGCGAGACGCTCGCGATCGTCGGCGAATCGGGCTCCGGCAAGTCGGTGACGTCGCTCGCGCTGATGCGGCTCGTCGAGCATGGCGGCGGCGAGATTACCAGCGGCCGGATCGCGCTGCGGCGGCGCGGCGGCACGATCGTCGATCTCGCACAGGCGAGCGCGGCGACGATGCGCGGCATCCGCGGCGCGGACATCGCGATGATCTTCCAGGAACCGATGACGTCGCTGAATCCGGTGTTTACGGTTGGCGACCAGATCAGCGAGGCGATCGCGCTGCACCAGTCGAAGAGCGCGACCGAAGCGCGCGCGGAAGCGCTGCGGCTGCTCGATCTCGTGCGCATTCCGGAGTCGCGCCGCGTGTTCGTGCGCTATCCGCATCAGCTGTCAGGCGGGATGCGACAGCGCGTGATGATCGCGATGGCGCTGTCATGCCGGCCTGCGCTGCTGATCGCCGACGAGCCGACGACCGCGCTCGACGTGACGATCCAGGCGCAGATCCTCCAACTGATCCGCGGCCTGCAGGACGAAATGAACATGGGCGTGATTTTCATCACGCACGACATGGGCGTGGTCGCCGAGGTGGCCGATCGCGTGCTCGTGATGTATCGCGGCGAGAAGGTCGAGGAGGGTGAGTCCGAGCGGATCTTCACGACGCCCGCGCATCGCTACACGCGCGCGCTGCTCGCGGCGGTGCCGCGTCTCGGTTCGATGCACGGCACCGATGTCCCCGAGAAATTTCCGCTGCTGAAAGTGGACGGCACGAGCGTGGCCGCGTCCGCGCCTGAGGCGGACGATGCACGCGACGCAGGCGGCGCACCAGCCGACAGGCAGCCGCACGTCGATCCCGAGGCGCCGCCGATCCTGCGCGTGCGCGACCTCGTCACGCGCTTTCCGGTGAAGAGCGGCGTGTTCGGGCGCGTGTCGCAGTACGTGCATGCGGTCGAGCGGGTGAGCTTCGAGCTGCGCGCGGGCGAGACGCTCGCGCTCGTCGGCGAGTCGGGCTGCGGCAAGTCGACGACCGGTCGCTCGCTGCTGCGTCTCGTCGAATCGCAGAGCGGCGCGATCGAGTTCGACGGCCGCGACATCGGCGCGCTGAAGGGGGCGGACCTGCAGGCGCTGCGCCGGAACATCCAGTTCATCTTCCAGGATCCGTTCGCGTCGCTGAACCCGCGGCTGACCGTCGGTTTCTCGATCATGGAGCCGCTGCTGGTGCACGGCGTCGCGAGCGGCCGCGACGCGCAGGCGCGCGTCGACTGGCTGCTCGACAAGGTCGGGCTGCCGCCGGAGGCCGCGCGCCGCTATCCGCACGAGTTCTCGGGCGGCCAGCGTCAGCGGATCGCGATCGCACGCGCGCTCGCGCTGAACCCGAAGGTCGTGATCGCCGACGAATCGGTGTCGGCACTCGATGTGTCGGTGCAGGCGCAGATCGTCAACCTGATGCTCGACCTGCAACGCGAACTCGGTGTCGCGTATCTGTTCATCTCGCACGACATGGCCGTGGTCGAGCGCATCAGCCATCGCGTCGCGGTCATGTATCTCGGCCAGATCGTCGAGATCGGCCCGCGCCGCGCGGTGTTCGAGGCGCCGCAGCATCCGTATACGAAGAAGCTGATGAGCGCGGTGCCGGTGGCCGACCCGGCGCGCCGGCACGCGCCGCGCCAGCTCGCGGCCGACGAGATTCCGAGTCCGATCCGCGCGGCCGGCGACGAGCCGGCGGTTGCGCCGCTCGTCGCGGTCGGTCCCGATCATTACGTCGCGACGCATCGCGTCGGCGGCGCGTATTGACGTGAGTGGAATCGAGGTGTGTTGAATTGAGTGCCCGCGGGCCGGTCGCGTCGTGACAGTCCCGCAAGCGCGCGATGCGCGCAACGCAGCAGGAAGTCGAAACCGAAACGCCCGAGAGGCGTCACCGATTCACCAACAGGAGCCCAGCAACATGAACAAGCCGCATTCGTTCCCGATGTTTCGTCCGCGTGCATCCCTCGTCGCGCTTGCCGGTGCGTTCGCGCTGACGGCCGCGCTGCCTGCGTTCGCGCAGCAGAACGTGGTGGTCGCGGTGTACTCGACGTTCACGACGATGGACCCGTACGACGCGAACGACACCGTGTCGCAGGCCGTCGTCAAGTCGTTCTACGAAGGGTTGTTCGGTTTCGACAAGGACATGAAGCTCGTGAACGTGCTCGCGACGAGCTACGAAGCGAGCCCCGACGCGAAGACGTACACGGTCAAGCTGCGCCCGGGCGTGAAGTTCCACGATGGGACCGACTTCAACGCTGCCGCGGTGAAGGCGAACTTCGACCGTGTGACCGATCCGGCGAACAAGCTGAAGCGCTACGGGTTGTTTCGCGTGATCGAGAAGACGGAAGTGGTCGATCCGATGACGGTGCGCTTCACGCTCCGCGAGCCGTTCTCCGCGTTCATCAACACGCTCGCGCATCCGTCGGCGGTGATGATCTCGCCGGCCGCGCTGAAGAAGTGGGGGCGCGACGTGTCGCTGCATCCGGTCGGCACCGGGCCGTTCGAGTTCGTCGAATGGAAGCAGACCGACGACATGAAGGTGAAGAAGTTTGCCGGCTACTGGAAGAAGGGCTACCCGAAGGTCGATTCGATCGACTGGAAGCCGGTGGTGGACAACAACACGCGCGCGGCGTTGCTGAAGACCGGCGAGGCCGACTTCGCGTTCACGATTCCGTTCGAGCAGGCGGCCGACCTGAAGAGCAATCCGAAGGTCGAGCTGATCGAGCGGCCGTCGATCATCCAGCGCTACATTTCGCTGAACACGCAGAAGAAGCCGTTCGACAATCCGAAGGTGCGCGAAGCGCTGAACTACGCGGTCAACAAGGAAGCGCTCGCGAAGGTCGTGTTCGCCGGCTATGCGACGCCGCAAACGGGCGTCGCGCCGGTTGGCGTCGAATACGCGACGAAGCTCGGGCCGTGGCCGTACGATCCGGCGAAGGCGCGTGCGCTGCTGAAGGAGGCCGGCTATCCGAACGGCTTCGAATCGACGCTGTGGTCCGCGTACAACCATTCGACGGCACAGAAGCTGATCCAGTTCGTGCAGCAGCAGCTCGCGCAAGTCGGCGTGAAGGTGCAGGTGCAGGCGCTGGAGGCCGGCGAGCGGGTCGCGAAGGTCGAGAGCGCGCAGGATCCGGAGACTGCGCCGGTGCGGATGTACTACAGCGGCTGGTCGGCGTCGACGGGCGAGGCGAACTGGGCGCTGTCGCCGCTGCTCGCGTCCACGTCGGCGCCGCCGAAGCTCTACAACACCGCGTACTACAAGAACGCCGCCGTCGACGACGATCTCGCGAAGGCGCTCGAAACCACCGACCGCGCGAAGAAGGCGTCGCTGTACGCGGACGCGCAAAAGCAGGTGTGGACGGACGCGCCGTGGATCTTCCTCGTGCAGGAGAAGATCGTGTATGCGCGCAGCAAGCGCCTGCACGGGATGTACGTGATGCCGGACGGTTCGTTCAACTTCGACGAAATCTCGGTGAAATGACGGCGGTCAGCCCGCTGTGCGGCGCCGGCGGCACAAGCTGCCGGCGCGCTGATTCGATCGGTGCCCCATGCTGAATTTTCTCGTCAAACGCCTGTTCGGCCTGCTGCCCACGCTCGCGATCGTCGCGGTGCTGGTGTTCCTGTTCGTGCACCTGCTGCCGGGCGACCCGGCGCGGCTCGCGGCCGGCCCGGAGGCCGACGACGCGACGGTTGCGCTCGTGCGTGCCGATCTCGGCCTCGACCGCCCGCTGCCCGCCCAGTTCGCGAACTTCTTCGTGAAGATCGCGCACGGCGATTTCGGCACGTCGACGCGCAGCAAGCGGCCGGTGTCGACCGAGATCGGCGAGCGGTTCATGCCGACGCTGCTGCTCACGCTCGTCAGCATGGTGTGGGCGACGGCGTTCGGGATGGCGATCGGGATCGCGTCGGCGGTATGGCGCAATCGCTGGCCCGACCGCGTCGGGATGACGATCGCGGTGTCGGGCATCTCGTTTCCGGCGTTCGCGCTCGGCATGCTGCTGATGGAGATCTTCTCGGTGAAGCTCGGCTGGCTGCCGGTCGTGCCGGACGGCACGTGGAAGAGCTACGTGCTGCCGTCGCTGACGCTCGGCGCGGCGGTTGCGGCCGTGATGGCGCGGTTCACGCGCGCGTCGTTCGTCGAGGTGCTGAACGAGGATTTCGTGCGCACCGCGCGCGCGAAGGGCGTGCACGAGCCGATGGTCGTGCTCAAGCATTGCCTGCGCAACGCGATGATTCCGGTCGTCACGATGATGGGGCTGCAGTTCGGCTTCCTGCTCGGCGGTTCGATCGTCGTCGAGGCCGTGTTCAACTGGCCGGGCCTCGGACGCCTGCTGGTCGACGCGGTGACGATGCGCGACTACCCGGTGATCCAGGCGATCGTGCTGTTGTTCTCGCTCGAATTCATCCTGATCAACCTGACCGTGGACGTGCTGTACGCGGTCATCAACCCGACCATCCGGTTCAAGTGAGGCGCGCATGAACGCGACTGTCCAGCCCGCGGCGCCGGCCGCATCGAGCGCGATCCGCACGCCGTGGCGCGAATTCTGGCGCAAGTTTCGCAAGCAGACCGTCGCGCTGGTTGCCGGTGCTTTCGTGCTCGCGCTCGTCGTGCTTGCGTTTGTCGGCCCGCACATCGTGCCGTTCGATCCGGAAAACTATTTCGATTACGACGCGCTGAACGCGGGGCCGTCGGCCGTGCACTGGTTCGGCGTCGACGCGCTCGGTCGCGACATCTTCAGCCGGATCGTCGCCGGTACGCGCATCTCGCTCGCCGCGGGCTTCTTCTCGGTCGCGCTCGGCGCGCTCGTCGGCACGTTCTTCGGGCTGCTTGCCGGCTACTACGAAGGCTGGTGGGACCGCATCACGATGCGCGTCGCCGACGTGCTGTTCGCGTTCCCGGGGATCCTGCTCGCGATCGGCGTGGTTGCGATCCTCGGCAACGGGATGGTGAACGTGATCTGCGCGGTCGCGATCTTCAGCATCCCGGCATTCGCGCGGCTCGTACGCGGCAACACGCTGATGCTCAAGCACATGACCTACGTGGAAGCCGCGCGCAGCATCGGCGCGTCGGACCGGACGATCATCATGCGGCACATTCTGCCGGGCACCGTGTCGTCGGTCGTCGTCTACTTCACGATGCGGATCGGCACGTCGATCATCACGGCCGCGAGCCTGTCGTTCCTCGGGCTCGGCGCGCAGCCGCCAACGCCGGAGTGGGGCGCGATGCTCAACGAGGCACGCGCAGACATGGTGACCGCGCCGCACGTCGCGATCTTTCCGAGCCTCGCGATCTTCCTGACCGTGCTCGCGTTCAACCTGCTCGGCGACGGGCTGCGCGACGCGCTCGACCCGAAGCTGGAGCGCCGCTGATGCGCGCGGCCACGATGTGGAGCGAGACGCTGCCGTGCGGGCCGCGCGGCACGATTGCCGACGTGCCGGGCGTCACGGTCGGCCATGCGACGCTCGATGCCGGCGACGTGCAGACGGGCGTGACCGTCGTGAAGCCGCACGCGGGCGACCTGTACCGCAGCAAGGTGCCGGCCGGTGCGGCAGTGATCAACGGCTTCGGCAAGAGCACCGGGCTCGTGCAAGTCGACGAACTCGGCACGCTCGACACGCCGATCGCGCTGACGAACACGTTCGGCGTCGGCGCGGTCGCTGAAGCGCAGATCCGCGCGGCGGCCGCCGCGAATCCGCAGATCGGCCGCGACTGGCCGACCGTCAATCCGCTCGTGTTCGAGTGCAACGACGGCTATCTGAACGACATCCAGGCGTTCGCGGTGACGGCCGCGCATTACGACGAAGCTTGCCGCACCGCGTCGCGCGATTTCGCTCGCGGGGCGGTCGGCGCCGGGCGCGGGATGTCGTGCTTCGACCTGAAGGGCGGGATCGGCTCCGCGTCGCGCGTGGCCGTCGCGGCCGGCAGGCCGTACACGATCGGCGCGCTCGTGCTCGCGAATTTCGGCCGGCTGCCGATGCTGACGCTCGCCGGCGTGCCGGTTGGGCGCATCGTCGCGCAGCGGCGGGCGACCCCGCCCGCGCAGCAAACGGAAGCGGTACGCGCGGCGTACGAGGCACCGCCCGAACACGGCTCGATCATCCTGCTGCTCGCGACCGATGCGCCGCTCGATGCGCGGCAGCTGTCGCGGCTCGCCCGCCGCGCGGGTGCGGGGCTTGCCCGTACCGGTTCGGTCTACGGGCACGGCAGCGGCGACATCGCGCTCGCGTTTTCCACCGCATACACGATCGCGCACGACGCGTCGACCGTCGCGTTGCCGGCGCTCGTGGCCGACGCGGCACTCGATCCGCTGTTCATGGCCGCGGCCGAAAGCGTCGAGCACGCGATTGCCGACGCGCTGCTGCATGCCGTGACCGTGGCCGGGCGCGACGGCCACGTGCGGCAATCGCTGCGCGATGCGGTGCCCGATCTCGCACATCTGTTCAACAAGGACCACGAAGGACGTCTCAACCCGTCATGAAGATTCTGATCTCGACCGATATCGAAGGCGTCGCCGGCGTGTTCGCCGTCGAGCAGACGCGTGCCGGCAATCCGGAATACGAGCGTGCGCGCCGCTGGATGACGGCCGAGGCGAACGCGGCGATCGAAGGCGCGTTCGCGGGCGGTGCGCAGGCCGTCTGGGTCAACGATTCCCACGGCGGGTTTCGCAACCTGCTGCCCGACGGGCTCGATGCACGTGCGCGCGTCGTGCTCGGCAAGCCGCGCACGCTCGGGATGATGGCCGGGCTCGAACAGCAGCCGGATCTGGTGTTCATGATCGGCTTCCACGCGAAATCGCAGACACGCGGCGTGCTCGCGCACACCATCAACAACTTCGCGTTCACGCAGGTGTGGCTGAACGGCGTCGAACTCGGCGAAGCGGGGCTGTACGGTGCGCTGGCGCGCGAATACGGCGCGCACGTCGCGCTGGCGTCGGGCGACGACGTGTTCGCCGACGAAACGCGGCCGCTGTTCCCGGACGCGCGATTCGAAACGGTGAAGACGGCCGGCGGTGCATCGAGCGGCGACACGCTGACGCCGGCCGCGTCCTGCGCGCGCATCGCCGTCGCTGCGCGCGAAACGGTCGAGCATGCGTTGTCGGCCGGCTGGCGCGCGACCGCGCATCGGCCCGCGCCGGCGTCGTGCACGCTGCGCGTGCAGACGGCCGCGCTCGCCGATCTGTTCTGCGTGCTGCCGTCGCTCGAGCGCGTCGATGCGGTGACGCTGCGCTTCGACGGGCCGTCGGTCGAGCACGTCGTGCGCACGCTGAACAGCCTGTCGGCGATGTCGTTCATGTTGCGGTAATGCGTGTGTTCGCTCCGCTGAAGTCGCTATCCGGCCGTTTCGGCCGTCGGGTCGTGCGGCCGTCCGGTCGCGCAAGCGCGGAGCGGATCGTAGACCGGTCGAAGGTGACCCGCCTTCGA includes the following:
- the gsiC gene encoding glutathione ABC transporter permease GsiC → MLNFLVKRLFGLLPTLAIVAVLVFLFVHLLPGDPARLAAGPEADDATVALVRADLGLDRPLPAQFANFFVKIAHGDFGTSTRSKRPVSTEIGERFMPTLLLTLVSMVWATAFGMAIGIASAVWRNRWPDRVGMTIAVSGISFPAFALGMLLMEIFSVKLGWLPVVPDGTWKSYVLPSLTLGAAVAAVMARFTRASFVEVLNEDFVRTARAKGVHEPMVVLKHCLRNAMIPVVTMMGLQFGFLLGGSIVVEAVFNWPGLGRLLVDAVTMRDYPVIQAIVLLFSLEFILINLTVDVLYAVINPTIRFK
- a CDS encoding MurR/RpiR family transcriptional regulator, giving the protein MTPLVSHDAGHDESAIAERIASAMPRMTPIHRRMGEFVLANPFRAATMRIDELAQAVNASIATANRFAKALGFDGYPAMRAALVRGFEATLGPVERLRSAQEQEQENGVRGAAWIDAVFDQAVANIENTRAQLDAADVEAAVEAIVGARRVLILGAGSSAFLTGLMEHGLSVCHDNVQSLALLGGPSHAARRLYTADARDLVIALAFPRYVKDTIELARRAAARGARVLGISDGPGSPLAPIASLNLYVKAERRFAATSEAAVLTMIEALIDAVALRTHRSAKSAAEMTEFLLPWLVQPQAALPAAKPSSTGPKKS
- the gsiD gene encoding glutathione ABC transporter permease GsiD; the protein is MNATVQPAAPAASSAIRTPWREFWRKFRKQTVALVAGAFVLALVVLAFVGPHIVPFDPENYFDYDALNAGPSAVHWFGVDALGRDIFSRIVAGTRISLAAGFFSVALGALVGTFFGLLAGYYEGWWDRITMRVADVLFAFPGILLAIGVVAILGNGMVNVICAVAIFSIPAFARLVRGNTLMLKHMTYVEAARSIGASDRTIIMRHILPGTVSSVVVYFTMRIGTSIITAASLSFLGLGAQPPTPEWGAMLNEARADMVTAPHVAIFPSLAIFLTVLAFNLLGDGLRDALDPKLERR
- a CDS encoding M55 family metallopeptidase gives rise to the protein MKILISTDIEGVAGVFAVEQTRAGNPEYERARRWMTAEANAAIEGAFAGGAQAVWVNDSHGGFRNLLPDGLDARARVVLGKPRTLGMMAGLEQQPDLVFMIGFHAKSQTRGVLAHTINNFAFTQVWLNGVELGEAGLYGALAREYGAHVALASGDDVFADETRPLFPDARFETVKTAGGASSGDTLTPAASCARIAVAARETVEHALSAGWRATAHRPAPASCTLRVQTAALADLFCVLPSLERVDAVTLRFDGPSVEHVVRTLNSLSAMSFMLR
- a CDS encoding P1 family peptidase, coding for MRAATMWSETLPCGPRGTIADVPGVTVGHATLDAGDVQTGVTVVKPHAGDLYRSKVPAGAAVINGFGKSTGLVQVDELGTLDTPIALTNTFGVGAVAEAQIRAAAAANPQIGRDWPTVNPLVFECNDGYLNDIQAFAVTAAHYDEACRTASRDFARGAVGAGRGMSCFDLKGGIGSASRVAVAAGRPYTIGALVLANFGRLPMLTLAGVPVGRIVAQRRATPPAQQTEAVRAAYEAPPEHGSIILLLATDAPLDARQLSRLARRAGAGLARTGSVYGHGSGDIALAFSTAYTIAHDASTVALPALVADAALDPLFMAAAESVEHAIADALLHAVTVAGRDGHVRQSLRDAVPDLAHLFNKDHEGRLNPS
- a CDS encoding dipeptide ABC transporter ATP-binding protein produces the protein MTSSRNTAALTLPEQRVVAVDDLSVMFRRENATFDAVRNVSFHVDRGETLAIVGESGSGKSVTSLALMRLVEHGGGEITSGRIALRRRGGTIVDLAQASAATMRGIRGADIAMIFQEPMTSLNPVFTVGDQISEAIALHQSKSATEARAEALRLLDLVRIPESRRVFVRYPHQLSGGMRQRVMIAMALSCRPALLIADEPTTALDVTIQAQILQLIRGLQDEMNMGVIFITHDMGVVAEVADRVLVMYRGEKVEEGESERIFTTPAHRYTRALLAAVPRLGSMHGTDVPEKFPLLKVDGTSVAASAPEADDARDAGGAPADRQPHVDPEAPPILRVRDLVTRFPVKSGVFGRVSQYVHAVERVSFELRAGETLALVGESGCGKSTTGRSLLRLVESQSGAIEFDGRDIGALKGADLQALRRNIQFIFQDPFASLNPRLTVGFSIMEPLLVHGVASGRDAQARVDWLLDKVGLPPEAARRYPHEFSGGQRQRIAIARALALNPKVVIADESVSALDVSVQAQIVNLMLDLQRELGVAYLFISHDMAVVERISHRVAVMYLGQIVEIGPRRAVFEAPQHPYTKKLMSAVPVADPARRHAPRQLAADEIPSPIRAAGDEPAVAPLVAVGPDHYVATHRVGGAY
- a CDS encoding isoaspartyl peptidase/L-asparaginase family protein, encoding MTSSAIVAIHGGAGTILRDAMDSDTERQYRAELTAILHAAQQVLADGGSALDAVTVAVRMLEDCPLFNAGRGAVYTAEGKHELDAAVMDGATLAAGAICCATRVRNPVLAARRVMEASEHVLFAGAGADAFAAAQGLELVEPGYFDTEARHAQWLKARASAGAMLDHDAATFAFGAARAPEPLDPDRKHGTVGAVACDVNGHVAAATSTGGITNKQPGRVGDSPIIGAGCYADDATCAVSATGTGEMFIRLATAHDIAAQIAYRGASLADAAHDVVMNKLPRLAGRGGIVAVDARGNVAMPFNTEGMYRGYARVGETPVVGIYRDDAA
- the gsiB gene encoding glutathione ABC transporter substrate-binding protein GsiB, with protein sequence MNKPHSFPMFRPRASLVALAGAFALTAALPAFAQQNVVVAVYSTFTTMDPYDANDTVSQAVVKSFYEGLFGFDKDMKLVNVLATSYEASPDAKTYTVKLRPGVKFHDGTDFNAAAVKANFDRVTDPANKLKRYGLFRVIEKTEVVDPMTVRFTLREPFSAFINTLAHPSAVMISPAALKKWGRDVSLHPVGTGPFEFVEWKQTDDMKVKKFAGYWKKGYPKVDSIDWKPVVDNNTRAALLKTGEADFAFTIPFEQAADLKSNPKVELIERPSIIQRYISLNTQKKPFDNPKVREALNYAVNKEALAKVVFAGYATPQTGVAPVGVEYATKLGPWPYDPAKARALLKEAGYPNGFESTLWSAYNHSTAQKLIQFVQQQLAQVGVKVQVQALEAGERVAKVESAQDPETAPVRMYYSGWSASTGEANWALSPLLASTSAPPKLYNTAYYKNAAVDDDLAKALETTDRAKKASLYADAQKQVWTDAPWIFLVQEKIVYARSKRLHGMYVMPDGSFNFDEISVK